A portion of the Cervus elaphus chromosome X, mCerEla1.1, whole genome shotgun sequence genome contains these proteins:
- the TASL gene encoding TLR adapter interacting with SLC15A4 on the lysosome, protein MLSEGYLSGLAYRNDIQWSYPSSNEQVAEEKEEEMEATAAASLSYSSVDETQVQNLYVSCKSSGKIISSVYSRESQHSRNPRITVLQTNPNPVYESPNLAAVELYRDTSKETYLVPPSCKSICKNYNDLQIAGGQVMAINSVTTDFPSEGSFQYGPLLKSSEIPLSMEDSMSTQPSDLPPTPIQRYSSYWRITSIKEKNSLQMQKPISNAVLNEYLEQKLVELYKQYFMDTGFHDSSPTQILASELIMTNVDQISIQVSIEKNLEISKARDIVINRLLQYGSTEISTPSLHISQYSNVNP, encoded by the coding sequence ATGCTGTCAGAAGGCTATCTCAGTGGACTTGCGTACCGGAATGACATCCAGTGGAGTTATCCATCTTCTAATGAGCAAGTGgctgaggaaaaggaagaggagatggAAGCCACAGCAGCTGCCAGTCTTTCCTATTCCTCCGTGGATGAAACACAAGTCCAAAATCTCTATGTGAGCTGCAAATCCTCTGGCAAGATCATTTCTTCAGTGTATTCAAGAGAGAGCCAACATAGTAGAAATCCAAGAATCACAGTGCTGCAAACAAACCCCAATCCTGTGTATGAAAGCCCAAACTTGGCCGCAGTTGAACTATACAGAGACACCAGCAAAGAGACCTACTTGGTCCCACCTTCCTGCAAGAGTATCTGCAAGAATTACAATGACCTACAGATTGCAGGGGGCCAGGTGATGGCCATTAATTCAGTGACAACCGATTTCCCCTCTGAGGGCAGTTTTCAATATGGTCCTTTGCTGAAATCATCTgagattcctttgtccatggaggaTTCCATGTCCACTCAGCCCAGCGACTTGCCACCCACCCCTATCCAGCGGTATTCATCCTACTGGAGAATAACCAGcatcaaagagaaaaacagcctGCAAATGCAGAAGCCTATTTCGAATGCCGTGCTGAATGAATACCTGGAGCAGAAGCTGGTGGAGTTGTATAAGCAGTACTTTATGGACACTGGGTTTCATGACAGTTCACCTACCCAGATTCTGGCATCTGAACTCATCATGACAAACGTGGACCAAATCAGTATTCAGGTCTCTATAGAGAAGAACCTGGAGATCTCGAAAGCCAGGGATATCGTCATTAACCGCCTATTACAGTATGGGTCAACCGAAATCAGCACACCGAGTCTCCATATTTCTCAGTATAGCAATGTGAATCCATAG